A single region of the Lysinibacillus sp. B2A1 genome encodes:
- a CDS encoding SAM-dependent methyltransferase — protein MTLLQRLIEQAKKPNGFVGSVMLRIMNFAHSCMNTWLIKHGDVYDGDTVLDIGCGGGKTLQTLSNINPSGKVYGIDFSEQAVRDSIKTNKMDVANGKVIVKQASVSNIPYPDQFFDTITAFQTHYFWPDLANDVKEVFRVLKHGGKFIIISELYKINYHMKAYKTKSEIEQLYESIGFQRIQIIENARKGCLCIIGIK, from the coding sequence TTGACACTTTTACAACGCTTGATTGAGCAAGCTAAGAAGCCAAATGGATTTGTAGGGTCAGTGATGTTACGTATAATGAATTTTGCGCATAGTTGTATGAATACATGGCTGATTAAGCATGGTGATGTATATGATGGCGATACTGTGTTAGATATTGGCTGTGGAGGTGGAAAAACACTTCAAACTTTATCGAATATTAATCCAAGTGGTAAAGTCTACGGTATAGATTTTTCTGAGCAGGCTGTCAGGGACTCCATAAAAACAAATAAAATGGATGTGGCAAATGGTAAGGTCATTGTTAAGCAAGCAAGTGTTTCAAATATTCCATATCCAGATCAGTTTTTCGATACGATTACAGCTTTCCAAACACATTATTTTTGGCCAGATTTAGCAAATGACGTGAAGGAAGTCTTTAGAGTATTAAAGCATGGTGGAAAATTTATTATTATATCAGAGCTCTATAAAATTAATTATCATATGAAGGCCTATAAAACAAAATCAGAAATTGAGCAGCTATACGAAAGTATAGGGTTTCAAAGGATTCAAATTATCGAAAATGCGCGCAAAGGATGCCTTTGTATAATAGGCATAAAATGA